In Rhodothermales bacterium, the genomic stretch CGTTCCCTGCTTCAGCATGTGCCGCGCCGCGGCCTGGGCGAGGAAAAACGACCCGCCGAGGTTGACGTTCATCACCCGTTGGAGGTCCTCGGGCGTATAGTCAAGAAAGCTATTCCAGAGCGTTTGGCCGGCGTTGGCCACGGCAATGGTGATCTTGCCCCCCTCGCGCACCGCCGCCTCCACGAGGCCACGCACCACATCCACATCCCCCACATCCCCCGCGATACCGATACAATGACCGCCCTGGCGCTGGATCGCCGCCGCCGCGTTGTGCGCCCGCGTGGCGTCCACATCGTTTAGCACCACCACCGCGCCGCTGAGCGCGAGCAGCCGGGCGATTTCGAACCCGATGCCCTCGCCGGCGCCGGTCACTACCGCGGAATGTCCGCTGAACAGAGGTTTACGCATAGGGGGACTTTTTTGTCATCCCCAACATGATTGGGGATCCACGCACGTCTTAG encodes the following:
- a CDS encoding SDR family oxidoreductase; this encodes MRKPLFSGHSAVVTGAGEGIGFEIARLLALSGAVVVLNDVDATRAHNAAAAIQRQGGHCIGIAGDVGDVDVVRGLVEAAVREGGKITIAVANAGQTLWNSFLDYTPEDLQRVMNVNLGGSFFLAQAAARHMLKQGTGGRILFMSSVTGHQAVPYLSAYSMTKAGLEMLARNLVLELSPHKITVNCIAPGATVTPRNLADDPDYEAHWAELSPSRRAAFPSDIARAALFLLAPSSDQITGQTLVIDGGWSVVSPVPALDFVAQPQSE